From one Flavobacterium sp. N502536 genomic stretch:
- the cdd gene encoding cytidine deaminase, whose translation MKEISITSSFNVYNNIEELSNDIQDLMRQAVEVRKNAYAPYSQFRVGAALLLDNGKIVVGSNQENAAYPSGLCAERVAIYHAGSVYPGAKILKMAITAASDTNQTTAPIPPCGSCRQSIAEYEIRQDTPIEIYFMGEIGEVYKSASLKNLLPFMFDKKFL comes from the coding sequence ATGAAAGAAATAAGCATTACATCATCCTTTAACGTTTACAACAACATTGAAGAACTTTCAAACGACATTCAGGACTTAATGCGTCAGGCAGTCGAAGTCCGCAAAAACGCTTACGCTCCCTATTCTCAATTTCGGGTTGGAGCTGCTTTACTTTTAGACAACGGAAAAATAGTCGTAGGATCTAATCAGGAAAACGCAGCTTATCCTTCAGGATTATGTGCAGAGCGTGTTGCTATTTATCATGCAGGAAGTGTGTATCCGGGAGCCAAAATTTTAAAAATGGCCATTACAGCAGCTTCAGACACCAACCAGACGACAGCACCGATTCCACCATGTGGTTCTTGCCGACAATCTATTGCAGAATACGAGATCAGACAGGATACCCCTATCGAAATCTATTTTATGGGTGAAATAGGTGAAGTTTATAAATCGGCATCCCTAAAAAATTTACTTCCTTTTATGTTTGATAAAAAGTTCTTGTAA
- a CDS encoding pyruvate dehydrogenase complex dihydrolipoamide acetyltransferase produces the protein MATIITMPRLSDTMTEGTVATWLKKVGDKISEGDILAEIETDKATMEFESFNEGTLLHIGIPAGETAPVDSLLAIIGNEGEDISALLAGGAAPAAEAPKAEAAPAAETKTETAAPAKGATELPKGVVVVTMPRLSDTMTEGTVASWLKKVGDTVAEGDILAEIETDKATMEFESFNAGTLLYIGIQEGNTAPVDSLLAIIGPAGTDVSGISANYTAGGAASAPATEEVKAAPAAEKATETVAETSNGGRILASPLAKKIASDKGIQLTQVKGSGENGRIVKSDIENFTPAAAQAPAATVTAAAKSPEAAPAAAPKVFVPAGEVFTEEIKNSQMRKIIAKRLAESLFTAPHYNLVIEVSMDEAMGARATINTVPDTKVSFNDMVIKACALALKKHPKINSQWKEDAIIINHHVNIGVAVAVEDGLVVPVLKFTDAMSLSQIGASVRDLAGRAKNKKLGPQEMEGSTFTVSNLGMFGITEFNSIINQPNSAILSVGAIVEKPVVKNGQIVVGNTMMLSLACDHRTIDGATGAQFLQTLKQYIESPVTMLA, from the coding sequence ATGGCAACAATTATTACAATGCCTCGTTTGAGCGATACTATGACGGAAGGAACGGTAGCGACTTGGCTTAAAAAAGTAGGCGACAAAATTAGCGAAGGAGATATCTTAGCTGAGATTGAAACAGACAAAGCAACAATGGAATTTGAGTCTTTCAACGAAGGAACTCTTTTACATATCGGAATACCAGCGGGAGAAACTGCTCCTGTTGACTCTTTATTAGCCATCATTGGTAACGAAGGAGAAGACATCTCTGCTCTTTTAGCCGGTGGTGCTGCCCCTGCTGCAGAAGCTCCAAAAGCGGAAGCTGCCCCTGCTGCAGAAACAAAAACAGAAACTGCTGCTCCTGCAAAAGGGGCAACTGAATTACCAAAAGGTGTTGTAGTGGTTACCATGCCACGTTTGAGCGACACTATGACCGAAGGAACTGTAGCTTCCTGGTTGAAAAAAGTAGGTGATACTGTAGCTGAAGGAGACATCTTAGCCGAAATTGAAACAGACAAAGCCACTATGGAGTTTGAGTCTTTCAATGCCGGAACTTTATTATACATTGGAATTCAGGAAGGAAATACAGCTCCTGTTGACAGCTTATTAGCTATCATTGGACCTGCCGGAACTGATGTTTCGGGAATTTCTGCAAACTATACTGCCGGAGGTGCTGCAAGCGCTCCTGCAACTGAAGAAGTAAAAGCTGCTCCTGCTGCTGAAAAAGCAACAGAAACTGTAGCCGAAACTTCAAACGGAGGAAGAATCTTAGCTTCACCATTAGCAAAGAAAATCGCTTCTGACAAAGGAATCCAATTGACTCAGGTTAAAGGTTCAGGAGAAAACGGACGTATCGTAAAAAGCGATATCGAAAACTTTACTCCAGCTGCTGCTCAGGCACCTGCTGCAACTGTAACAGCTGCTGCTAAATCGCCAGAAGCTGCTCCTGCTGCTGCACCAAAAGTATTTGTTCCTGCCGGAGAAGTTTTCACCGAAGAGATCAAAAACTCTCAAATGCGTAAAATTATCGCAAAACGTTTGGCAGAATCTTTATTTACAGCTCCTCACTACAACTTAGTGATCGAAGTAAGCATGGACGAAGCTATGGGCGCAAGAGCAACAATCAATACCGTTCCGGATACAAAAGTATCTTTTAACGATATGGTAATCAAAGCTTGTGCATTAGCCTTGAAAAAACATCCAAAAATCAACTCTCAGTGGAAAGAAGATGCTATCATCATCAACCACCACGTAAACATTGGTGTTGCTGTAGCGGTTGAAGACGGATTAGTAGTTCCAGTATTGAAATTTACAGACGCCATGAGTTTATCTCAAATTGGCGCTTCAGTAAGAGATCTTGCCGGAAGAGCTAAAAACAAAAAACTAGGACCACAGGAAATGGAAGGAAGCACTTTTACAGTTTCTAACCTTGGAATGTTTGGTATCACTGAATTCAATTCAATCATCAATCAGCCAAACTCTGCTATCCTTTCTGTAGGAGCAATTGTAGAGAAACCGGTAGTGAAAAACGGTCAGATTGTAGTTGGAAATACCATGATGTTATCATTGGCTTGTGACCACAGAACGATTGACGGTGCAACCGGAGCTCAGTTTTTACAA
- the porV gene encoding type IX secretion system outer membrane channel protein PorV, protein MKKISLLLICFLIIPYAKAQNIERPITTGVPFLLVAADARAAGLADQGVATSADAYSQQWNPAKYAFSVDKQGFSISYTPYLTDLANDISLGQVTYYNKINDRSAFAGSFRYFGFGDIELRTTGDPNEAARIVSPNEFAFDGSYSLKLSETFSMAVAARYIRSNLKIASEDIDASAASSFAVDVAGFYQSEEIAYSDFNGRWRGGFNLQNLGPKISYDNDDISSNFLPANLRLGGGFDFILDDYNKVGLSVEVSKLLVPTPPGPGTPVDANGDGDFTDPGDISQEQANAANYKNYKDIGWVSGIFKSFGDAPGGFSEELKEITYSVGAEYMYQDAFALRAGYFHESPVKGARQFFSLGAGFKYNVVKVDVSYLFSTSKVKNPLENTLRFSLTFNFGDKYEVY, encoded by the coding sequence ATGAAAAAAATATCGCTATTATTAATTTGTTTTTTAATTATTCCGTACGCAAAAGCTCAAAACATTGAACGCCCTATTACTACCGGAGTACCTTTTTTACTAGTCGCAGCCGACGCAAGAGCCGCCGGTTTAGCCGATCAGGGTGTTGCTACATCAGCCGACGCCTATTCGCAACAATGGAATCCCGCAAAATATGCTTTCTCCGTAGACAAGCAGGGATTTTCTATCAGTTACACTCCTTATCTGACTGACTTAGCCAATGACATTTCATTAGGCCAGGTAACCTACTACAACAAAATCAACGACCGAAGCGCCTTCGCGGGAAGTTTCCGTTATTTTGGTTTTGGAGATATTGAGTTACGCACCACCGGAGATCCAAATGAAGCGGCAAGAATCGTTTCACCGAATGAATTTGCTTTCGACGGATCTTATTCTCTTAAATTAAGCGAAACATTCTCTATGGCTGTAGCCGCAAGATACATTCGTTCTAACCTGAAAATTGCTTCGGAAGATATCGATGCATCAGCAGCAAGTTCGTTCGCTGTAGACGTTGCCGGATTCTACCAATCGGAAGAAATTGCTTATTCTGACTTCAACGGAAGATGGAGAGGTGGTTTCAACCTTCAAAATCTTGGACCAAAAATAAGTTATGATAACGACGATATCAGCTCTAACTTTTTACCGGCTAATCTTAGATTAGGAGGAGGTTTCGACTTCATCTTAGACGATTACAACAAAGTAGGCCTTAGTGTCGAAGTCAGCAAACTTTTAGTTCCAACTCCTCCGGGACCAGGAACTCCTGTAGATGCAAATGGCGACGGCGATTTTACAGATCCGGGAGACATTTCTCAGGAACAAGCTAACGCAGCAAACTACAAAAACTACAAAGACATTGGCTGGGTATCCGGAATCTTTAAATCATTTGGCGATGCGCCGGGTGGTTTTAGCGAAGAACTAAAAGAAATCACTTATAGTGTAGGTGCCGAATATATGTATCAGGATGCTTTTGCCTTACGAGCAGGATATTTTCACGAAAGCCCGGTAAAAGGAGCAAGACAATTCTTCTCTTTAGGAGCCGGATTCAAATATAATGTTGTAAAAGTTGACGTTTCGTATTTATTTTCGACTTCAAAAGTTAAAAATCCGTTAGAAAATACACTTCGTTTTTCTTTAACCTTTAACTTTGGCGACAAATACGAAGTATACTAA
- the pdhA gene encoding pyruvate dehydrogenase (acetyl-transferring) E1 component subunit alpha produces MKEVTKEVYLKWYEDMLLWRKFEDKLAALYIQQKVRGFLHLYNGQEAVLAGALHAMDLTKDKMITAYRNHVQPIGMGVDPRNVMAELLGKATGTSKGMGGSMHIFSKEHRFYGGHGIVGGQIPVGAGLAFADKYFNTGGVTMTYFGDGAARQGSLHEAFNMAMLWKLPVVFIVENNGYAMGTSVERTANHTDIWKLGLGYEMPCGPVDGMNPVKVAEAMTEAIDRARRGDGPTFLEMKTYRYRGHSMSDAQLYRSKEEVEEYKKIDPITQVLDVIMDQKYATEEEIEVIDQRVKDLVEECVKFAEESPYPELQQLYDVVYAQEDYPFTPHKL; encoded by the coding sequence ATGAAAGAAGTTACAAAAGAAGTATATTTAAAGTGGTACGAAGACATGCTACTTTGGAGAAAGTTTGAAGACAAACTTGCAGCATTATACATTCAACAAAAAGTTAGAGGTTTTTTACACCTATATAATGGTCAGGAAGCTGTATTAGCAGGTGCATTGCACGCTATGGACCTGACTAAAGACAAAATGATTACTGCATACAGAAACCACGTTCAGCCAATTGGTATGGGAGTTGATCCTAGAAACGTAATGGCAGAACTTTTAGGAAAAGCAACCGGAACCTCAAAAGGTATGGGAGGTTCTATGCACATTTTCTCTAAAGAGCACCGTTTTTACGGAGGACACGGAATTGTTGGTGGACAAATTCCGGTAGGAGCTGGTTTGGCTTTTGCCGATAAATATTTCAACACTGGCGGAGTTACTATGACTTACTTTGGTGATGGTGCTGCCAGACAAGGTTCATTACACGAAGCTTTCAACATGGCTATGTTATGGAAATTACCGGTTGTATTTATCGTTGAAAACAACGGTTATGCAATGGGAACTTCTGTTGAAAGAACTGCAAATCACACCGACATCTGGAAACTTGGTTTAGGATACGAAATGCCTTGCGGACCTGTTGACGGAATGAATCCGGTAAAAGTTGCAGAAGCAATGACAGAAGCGATTGACAGAGCACGTCGTGGTGACGGACCTACTTTCCTTGAAATGAAAACGTACCGTTACAGAGGACACTCAATGTCTGATGCACAATTGTACCGTTCTAAAGAAGAAGTAGAAGAATACAAAAAAATTGACCCTATTACTCAGGTTTTAGATGTAATTATGGATCAAAAATATGCTACGGAAGAAGAAATTGAAGTAATCGACCAAAGAGTAAAAGATTTAGTAGAAGAATGTGTGAAATTTGCTGAAGAATCTCCATATCCTGAATTACAACAATTGTATGATGTAGTATACGCACAAGAAGACTATCCATTTACACCTCATAAACTATAA